GGGGACGGAACGACCGACGACAGCGCAGCCTTGCAGAAGGCAGTAGACGACAACGACGTCGTGTTTCTTCCCAAGGGCTACTACCGCCTCTCGAAGACGCTGATGCTCCGCCCCCACACCAAACTCGTCGGTGTCGCTCGACAGCTCTCGGTACTGGTCGCCCTCGGGGGCAGCGGAAGCGACTTCAACGACGCCACCCTTCCGAAGCCCGTCGTGAAGACTGCCGACGACGAGGACGGGAAGACGGTGCTCTCGGGGATCGGAGTCTACGTCCCATTCGCCTTTCAAGGCGCCTTCGCGGTCGACTGGCGCGTCGGCGACGGCTCGATCTGGCGACAGACCGAAGCACGGCTATTTCCGATCAACGGGTACGGCAAGCAGGACCTGTTGCCTCGGCCAGTGCCACTGGTGCAGGTGTCGGCGCACGGCGGCGGCCGCTGGTATGCGTTCGAGGAGGGGACCACCACCGCCCTTTCACCCGACTATCGAATCCTTGCGGTGCGCGGCACCACCCGCCCGCTGCGCTTCTATCACCTCGACCCGGAGCACGCAGACCTGACGAATGCCTTCGTGGAGATCGCCAACGCCGACAACGTGGCGATCTTCGGCTTCAAGGCCGAAGGAGACGAGGCGACGCCGCTCTGGATCAAGAACTCGCACGGCATCAGCGTGTTCGGGACCGGCGGGCTCATCCATCCGCCGCCGAGGGACGGGAGCTATCCCGCGGGGCTTGGGCCGTTCACGCCGTCGACCTTTCGCGTCGAGTCTTCCGACGACTTCCGGCTGGTGAGCCTCATCGATCGACTAACCCCACTAACCAACCCGACGAACACGCTCATGCTCACGGAGAGGACGGGCCCCGGTGGCGTCACCGAGTTAGTCGTTCCTCCCCTCGACAAGCCGATCCTCTACAGGCGCGGCGCGATTCCATTCGCCGAGAAGCCATACCCACGCACGCTCCCCTGAGCACGCGGATGAAGACTCGGTGGTTCGAGCGAGTGTCGGCGACGTACAGGTTGCCCTTGCTGTTTTGCCAAGGTCCAGGTTGGGCCGCATGGTCGCGATGGCTTCCTGGCCGAGGAAGCCGCCTGCGATCTGGAGCGCGTCCGAGCTCGCCCACCGGCTGAGCGCTGAATCACCACGCTCACTCTCGACCGGGAGCGATGCCGATGATGGCCCCGCGGCGCCTGCGCGCATCAAGCTGTTCGCGGAGATGGGTCGGCCTGTGCTGAGGTCGTAGACGCTGCGGGCGCTGGTGGAGATGCGCATGTCGACGCGCTGAGCCTGTTCGGAAAGCCCAGTCGGCCGCGGGGCAGCTCCCCGCCCTCGTCAGGTGCGCTCGAATCGTGCGACACACGCGGGCGCTAGGCACCATTGCGAGTGCGGTGGTAGGGTCGTGTGTATCGTCGATATCGACTCGACACGGGCTCTTGTCCTCGCGAAGGTAGCTTGTGGGCAACACGATCTGGATCGAGGTTCGGGACCGCCCAGGGGCTGAGACGCATGAAGACTTGTCCGTCCTTCATGCTCTCACTGATCAGCTCGACGCGCTGGCCAAGAGGCTGGGTGTCACGCAACCATCCGCGTTCTACGACTACTCCCCGCTGCTCCCCGTGGAGGAGCACGCCAACCCGACGTGGTTCGATGCGAACCGGGGGCTTGAGTCCATGACGACCCTACACGCGGTCCTCCGGGAGGATTTTGGAAGCCTCCGCTGGACGCCGGACGCGTCCCAGCAGCATTGGCCCGAGTCACTCTTGGACGAACTGACATTCTGCGAGCGAATCCTGGCTGAGGCGGCGCGCGACGCTCGGGCTTTTCGGCTCATGATTGTCGACTAGAGCGTGCGTCCTACACGGACCACCGGCTCTTGGGTAACCCCTCCACGGTCACCTCGACCGGCAGTGGCCTTCGAAGCGATGGTGTCGCCGGCGCGAGCGGCTTCGACGAAGCGTCTACGCCCGTGTGCCAGCAGCCCGGACGATTGCCGCCGGAGCGCTCGAGGCGCGTGCATTGCCGCTCGATGGGCGAACGCTCAATGAACTTGTCGCGGAGCGCCTCGATGATGAGCGTGTCGCGGAGCTTGCCGCGCTCCACGATGGCGGGCGGAGGGGCGCCGAGACGGCGGTGTCATCCACGGGACACGCGACGACTTCCCTCCGTCGGCAAGCTGCACGAGTCTCCGGCGTGCGGCACGAGCACGCAGCTCGCCTCGGCACTGCGAATAGCGCACCACATCCACCTCCGCCCGCCAGCGCTCAATAACATTCCGGTCCGTGCGCCGGACTGTACCCGGTGTAGGTCTTCCGAGACGCGCGCAGCCGGACGCGTGGCGAGTCGATCTTGACTTCGAAGAGCAGCTTTCCGCCAAACGAACCTTGGGCCTCCACGCTCCCTTCGACGACGAAGGAGACTGCCGGCTCGAGCTCGCCGGCGCGGCCGCGGCAGAGAGCGTCGGCCTCGACGGAGGACGCGACCGCCACGAGCCGCATCGATCGCCGCGGACACGTCAGGACCTGGAACGGGTGCTGGGCATCGGTCGCGGTCGACGAATCCCAAGTGATCAGCGCGGCGAGCTCCGGTGGCACCGAAGCGCTGTCGCCATCGCCGTCCACGGCGGCGTCGCCATCCGCTCCGGCCTCGTCGCGGGCGGTGATCGCGGCATCTCCGAGCGTGCCCGCCTCGCCGGCCGCTCCGGGGCCCGCCTCGGCGTCGATGGCGGCGTCCGTTCCTTGGGCAGCGTCGACGACACCCGGCCCGGCGTCACCGCCGTCGGCGCCGGCGTCGACCTCGGGATCTGGGCGGGCATCTCGCCCCCCATCAGGAGCGGCGTCACGTCCCGCGTCGACACCACTCGTCGGAGCGAAGGTCAAGGTGATGGATCGGTCCGCGAGGTGGGCCGCAACCAGGATCGTCTCGTCGGGCGACACGTCGGCATTCCGCAAGCCGTATCCGTTATCGAGGAGCGTGCCATCGAGCAGCGCGAGCTCCGCATCGACATGGTCGCCCGCCGTCGTGTAGGAACCGCCGGGGGACCCCGATCCATGCAGGGTCCCGCAACTGCAGGAGTCGCGCGTCTCGCCGACGGAGCATGCGAGCGGTCCACAGAGCGTAGCCACGAGGAGAAGGCCGCGGAGCGCCTCCGAGCGCGCGGCGCGGAGCCGCGGGGCGGGCGACGATGAAGGATGCATCGACGCTGGCAGAGCACGCGCGATGCCAGCCAGCCCGGCGCCGATTTTGCGTGAGAAGGTGGCTCGCACGTCGACCTCGTGAACAGGAAGGCACGATGTGTGGTGCTCGCACCACACGCGGCGGCTGGAGCGTGGGTCGGACGGGGGATCGAATCCGCGCCCGGCGAGCGGCGCACGAGACTCGGGGCGGCAAGGATCTGGAGGCCGTCACTCAAGTGTAAGACGCCATTTCGGATCGGAGGTCGCTGAGGAGCCTGTCACTCTCGACCGTCACCGCCTTCTCGCTCGGCGTCGGAAAGATCGCGAACGCTCTGCCTTCGGCGGTGGCTCCGGGAAGCCACGAATCCAGGAAGTCGTGGAGCGCGATCGCCTTCGGAGTGAAGCCGTCCCATTCGCCGGTGGCGCAACATGCTGCAAATTCCCGCTCGGGCCAGACGGGTATCGCGGACGCCTGATGCTCCGTCATGCCGGTCGCCCAGCCTTCTTTGTACAAGCCCCAAATCGCCTCGAAGTCGCAAACCTTTCGGACGAAGTAGTCGTAACGACCTGGCGCGTCGAACGCGAGGATGTTCCTGAACTTGTCGGGATGCATGCGGCGTTATCACTACGCTCACTCTCGACCGGGAGCGATGCCGATGATGGCCCCCGCGGCGCCTGCGCGCATCAAGCTGTTCGCGGAGATGGGTCGGCCCGTGCTGAGGTCGTAGACGCTGCGGGCGCTGGTGGAGATGCGCATGTCGACGCGCTGAGCCTGTTCGGAAAGCCCAGCCCGCGCACCGCTCATCCGCTGCGTTCCGGTGATGTGGATTTCCGTAAATCCTTGGCCACGGGCCATCCCTTGGATGTCCCGCAGCACCCGCATCCCCTCTCGCGTCGCGAGGGGGTGCGTCTCCTCACCAGCGCGATACACCATGAGGTTGTGGAGAACGAGCGTGGTGCCATCCGCGCGAACGGACATGACCGCGACGTTGATCGTCCCCGCGGGCGTCTGCCACTGGCGGAAGAACGGTTCGCCATCCTGGAACATGCGGGTCATCTCATGGTTGAACAGCTGCGCGAACGCGCCCGACATCGCGCCGTTCTCGAAGCTTCCGCCAGAGACCTTGCTCGCGGCTCCCGAGATCGCCGCCGACAGCGCGACCCGCTCGAAGACGCTATCGCCCACATCGATGAGACGCTCGGTACCGCCGTGCACGAAGCCGGAGATGAACCCGTGCACGAAGCTTCCGCCGGAGAGGGCGTCGCGTGCGCCGGAGACGAGCCCGTGGGTGACCGACTTGAACGCGGTTCGCACGAAGCTGTCCTCGATGCCAGTACCAGCGACGCCGATGCCGGCGGTGATCGCGCCAGTCAGTGCACCTATCAACGCTCCTTTCACGCCGCCGGTGATACCGCCCATGATGGCGCCGCTCGCCGCAGCCACTACGACGGGCTGCCATATCGTGCCGGCGATGGCGGGCAACAGATACGGAGCCACCCACGCCACCACGGCAGTCACGACGACCGCGACGACGATCTTCACGATGGTGCGAATGGCCTTCCACATCTTCTTGAAGAAGTGCCCGCTCGGATCGATGACGCTGATCGGATTGTTGCCTCCGTAGACGTAGCGGTTGATGCCGTTCACGTCGCTCGTCGACTGCACGATGAGGTCGGCCGACAAGAATCGCCCGAGCATGGGGTCGTAGACGCGAGCGCCCATGAAGACGAGGTCGAGATCGTCGAGCATCTGGTGCCCGGTGAAGCCCTTGTCGATGACCTTTCCCGCGAGGAGGTTGCCCGGGTCGTCGGTTCCGATCGTGAAGCGGCGCTTTCCGTGCGCGTCGTAAGAGAGACGCTGCCGAACGACCTGCGAGCTGCTCAGGACGACACTGGTCGAGCCGAGGTGATCGTGGAGGAGTGTCGTGGTGCTGCTCGTCTCGGTGGTCGCTCCCGCGGCAACGGTGCCGGTGTGGACAGCGCGGACGAGGCCGCCGACCTTGATGAACGTCCGCCGTTCGCGCGAGCCGTTGGCGTTGACGAGGAGCTCGAAGTCGTCGCCGAAGAACCGCAGACCTGCGTTCGACCGCTGGACCGCGAGACCGTTCGTGTCGTCGTAGACGAACTCGACGTAGCGCGTGCCCTGATCGATGCGCGAGGGCTTGTCGAACCCGTTCCAAGTGAACGTCCGTCCGCCACCCGACGTCACGTTGCCGTTGGCGTCGTACGCATACGTCGCGACGGTGGTCGCGCCCTTCTTGACGCTCGTCACGAGGTGACCTCGCGTGGCGTCGTACGAGTAGTCGCCGAAGTCGCTCTTGGAGATGATGTTGCCCGCGTCGTCGTAGGCGAGCGTCTTGACCGAGGGGCCGCTGACGCGTGTGAGCCGGTCGAGCGCGTCGTATTGGAAGCTCTCCGAGAGACCGGTGACGTTGTCCTTGCGCGACGTGAGGTTTCCCAGCGCGTCGAACACGAACTCCATGTCTTGCGGCGTCTCGCCCGAGCAGCCGGCGGGAAGGCGCTCGTTGCGCCCGCTGTCGGCGTTGGCGAAGCAGCCGCTCGCGTCGCGCTTGGTCGACATATTCCACGTCGCCATGTCGGGCGTGCACACCGCCGGCACGCAGGCGAGCCCGTCGGCGCGCGGGGTCTTGATGCTCCGGAGCTGACCGCTCGTTGGATCGAACGTGCGGTACGTCGTGAGGCCGTTGTCGAGGCGCTCTTGAAGGATGTTGCCCGACGCGTCGGCGGCGTCGGCGCGCCAGAAGAGACGCCCGGTCGCGGTCGACAGGCGCGCCTCAACGACCCGTCCCTGCGCGTCGTACACCGGGAAGAGCTTGATGCCCTCGGTCGAAAGCGTGCCTGGGTAGACGAACAGCGAGACGCGCGGGCCGCTATACGTCCGCGCCCAACGGAGCGAGGTCCCCTCGGCCGTCTTGGTCTCGCTGGTGACCCGACCGAGGCTGTCGTAGCCAAGCACGCGGCTCGTCGAGGCGGCCATCGCGCCGGCCTTGAGCTCGCTGACCGATGCGCTGGCGAGGGCGCCTTTGATGGTCTTGGCGCCCGAAACGGCCGTGTCGAACGTGAACGAGCTCTCGCGCACCAGCGTGCCCGCCGCGTTGTACTCCTTGCGGTTCGTGACGCGATCGAGCGCGTCGAGCACGAAGTCGATGCGCTGGCCTTTGGCGTCGACCTCGCGCGTGACACGACCGAAGCCGTCGACCATGAACGTGCGGGTGCCCGCGTTCGGCTCCGTGATCGAGGTGCGGCGGCCGCGGCGGTCGTACGCGATCGTCGTGCGTATGCCCGTCGGATCGGTGGAGGAGACGAGCTGGCCGTGCGCGTCGTACGCATGGGTGAGCGTGAGCGTCCGGCCGCCGGTGACCTCGGCGACGGTGCGCGACTTGCCGTCGACGGTCTCGGTCTTGGTCTTCACGCGGCCGAGCGGATCGGTCTCGGCGACGGTTCGCCCTTGGTGCGCGAACAGCACCACCTTGCCGTCGGGGGACGTCGCGGAGAGCTCGCGACCGAGCGCGTCGTACGTGAACACGTGATCGTATCGGGTCTCGCCCGTGAAGTACGGCCGGGACTCACGCAGTTTTAGGCCACTCGCGCCGTACGCCGTGTCTACGTGCACGAGGCGCCCGCCGAACCCGTCGGTGGTCTTGCGGAGCGTGCGACCGAGGGCGTCGGTCACGGCGCGCGTCGTGCCGCTGTGGCTCGTGACCGTACGCGTGACGAGCGCCGCGCCGGCCGCATCACCTGCGCCCGGACCTTCGATGTAGATCGCGCTGACATGGCCGTCGGCCGTGGACTCGCCGATCTTGCGACCGAGCGGATCGTAGACGAACGTCCGGACCGCGCCGTTCGGATCGGTCAGGCGCGTCGGCGTTCCGAAGCGCGCATCGTTCACGTAGGTCGTGAGATGGCCGAGCGCGTTGGTCTCCTCGACGACAAAGCGACCGTTCGCATCGAACTTCCGCGACTGGGTGCGCGAGAGCGCGCCCGCGGTCTCGGTGGATGACACGCGATTACCGAACAGATCGTAGCCGTGCGTGGTGACCTGACGAAGCGACGCGTCGTCGGGCTCGATGGTCTCCGACGCTAGCAATCCGTTGCCCACCTGATAGGTGAACGCCGAGGTACGTGTTTCGGTCGGAGCGCCGGTTCGCGACTTGGTCACGGTCGCGCGCGTGAGGCGACCCAAGATCCAGCTCGCGGTGTCGTGCACGTAGGTGTTGGTCGTGGTCGAGGCCACGACCTCGCTCGTGTCACCCGAGGCGCGGCGCGTCTCGACGGAGACCGTGCCGGGGAACCCGAATGCGTAACCACCGTAAGACGTGCGCACGTATCGCGCGGGGCTCCCATCGAGTTCGCTGACCCACTCTTGGGTCTGTGTGCGCGTGAGGACGAACGGCGCAGCGCCGGTCCATGCGGTCTGGTGCTCGGTCGCGCGGACGAGCACGCCACCGACGTAGAGGCCCTCCCACGCTTCGGTCCCCGTGACGGGAAAGCCTCCATGGAACGTCTTGACCGTCACGTGCCCGGTCGAGTGATCGGTGGAGGTGACCTTGTGGAAGCCCAAGAAGCCCCGCCCGTTCGGGTCGATGTTGCCGCCCTCGTAGTTGTACGAGACGGCGCGAAGCCCACCGACGCCGTTGCTCGATCGCACCTGCTTGACGACCTCGATGTCACGGCCGACGGGGCTGAGCGCGTACTCGGTCGCGCGTGAGTAGAGCGGATCGCCATCGGTGATGACCGCGTAGTCGAGCTGGTGCTCTTGGCCGATGCCGTCGTTGATCTTGACGACGACGTCACTGGCGCGGCCCTGGGCGACGTTGACCCAGAAGCTTCCGCTGGCGTCGACCTCGATGACGTCGAGGAGGCCGTCGCCGTTCACGTCGGCCGGAATGGGCGTCGCGGGCGCGTAGCAGTGCACCGCGCGCACCATGCCCACGTACGCGACGTATTGGTTCCCATGGCAGTCGCTCCCTGCCGGGACGGCAAAATCACAGCGCGCGTCGTGGAGCTGGCTGTTGTGCACCGGCGACCATCCACCGTTCGCGCGGTACTGCGAGCTTTGGAGCCACGCTCCTGCCGACGGGCTCATCGTGCAGCCGCCAGCGTTGCACCATTGCGTGTCGCAGATGGTGCCGTTGCCGCAGCAATAGCTGCCCCCGCCCTCTCCGCCGGAGTCACACCACGCGTTGCACTCCTCGCGGCAGTTCACCTGCGAGGGCGTGTAGTCCATCGAGGGTTCCATGGCTCGCTGCCACCCCACCCGTTGCTCCTCCAGATCTGCGGCGTGTTGCTGCACTCGGAGTAGCAGGACTGTCCGCCCCC
This genomic stretch from Myxococcales bacterium harbors:
- a CDS encoding DUF2750 domain-containing protein, producing the protein MHPDKFRNILAFDAPGRYDYFVRKVCDFEAIWGLYKEGWATGMTEHQASAIPVWPEREFAACCATGEWDGFTPKAIALHDFLDSWLPGATAEGRAFAIFPTPSEKAVTVESDRLLSDLRSEMASYT